A single region of the Bombus fervidus isolate BK054 chromosome 18, iyBomFerv1, whole genome shotgun sequence genome encodes:
- the LOC139996447 gene encoding putative fatty acyl-CoA reductase CG5065, with product MNAINKDWKENSINKGLNKTNTLEEFYAGSGILVTGATGFVGIGLLEKLMRVCPRIAAICILIRPKTNETIEQRFKKIMDDPIYDGIKAKNPSLFSRVYPVKGDVSLPNLGLSQEDRNLLLEKINIVFHAAATVRFNEPLHVAVNVNTSGTARVVELWNELKHPVSFVHVSTAYSNANLQEIEEKVYTTSLSPSEVIDMCDKFDKTSINLLEKRILKTYPNTYTFSKNLAEQIVASKCKDMPVAIVRPSVIGAALIEPCPGWIENISAVTGTYILISKGCTTVVRGRRDTRLDVVPIDFVVDVIICTAWHVTLHRDREVKVYNCTTNAYPFTFGPMVDAMVKCSIETPLNDTIWYPGCSVVANRYIFNVLSVIPYALLAFLIDIFLRFRGSKPIMMKLLRNGNKLFASFAFFTIHEWIFQRDNCSDLARKVKMLHDSDMVKLDLEDMDWEKYVAIYLIGIRKFILKQEFQSTARQRLSRLYWIHQITKMSGIMILLLIIYCIVY from the exons ATGAATGCAATCAATAAAGATTGGAAAGAAAATTCGATCAATAAAGGATTGAATAAGACGAATACTCTGGAGGAATTCTATGCCGGTAGTGGGATTCTTGTGACTGGAGCAACTGGTTTCGTGGGAATAGGTCTTCTGGAAAAACTGATGCGCGTATGTCCACGCATCGCTGCCATTTGTATTCTAATTCGTccaaaaacgaacgaaacgatagAACAACGATTTAAGAAGATCATGGATGATCCC ATTTATGATGGCATTAAAGCGAAGAACCCCTCACTTTTCAGCAGAGTTTATCCCGTGAAAGGTGACGTGAGTCTGCCGAATTTAGGTCTTTCGCAAGAAGATAGAAATCTATTGTTAGAGAAAATAAACATAGTGTTTCACGCCGCGGCCACTGTGAGATTCAACGAGCCGTTGCACGTGGCTGTTAATGTGAATACGAGTGGTACTGCTCGTGTCGTCGAACTTTGGAACGAACTGAAGCATCCGGTTAGCTTCGTCCACGTTAGCACAGCTTATAGTAACGCGAATCTACAAGAGATCGAGGAAAAAGTTTATAC CACGAGCTTGAGTCCTTCGGAGGTAATCGATATGTGTGATAAATTCGACAAAACGTCGATCAACCTGCTGGAAAAGAGGATTTTAAAAACTTATCCAAATACATACACATTCAGTAAGAATTTAGCAGAGCAGATTGTAGCAAGCAAGTGCAAAGATATGCCAGTTGCGATAGTACGGCCAAGCGTAATTGGTGCCGCTTTGATAGAACCATGTCCTGGATGGATAGAGAATATATCTGCAGTTACag GTACTTACATTCTAATCAGCAAAGGATGTACAACAGTGGTACGAGGTAGGAGAGATACAAGATTGGATGTAGTGCCTATCGATTTCGTAGTTGACGTGATAATATGTACTGCATGGCATGTCACGCTACATCGTGATCGTGAAGTTAAAGTATACAACTGCACGACCAACGCATACCCTTttac GTTTGGTCCGATGGTAGATGCTATGGTAAAATGTAGCATAGAAACCCCGCTGAACGATACGATATGGTACCCAGGTTGTTCAGTCGTAGCtaatagatatattttcaacGTTCTGAGTGTAATTCCCTATGCTCTCCTTGCGTTCCTCATAGATATCTTTTTAAGATTCCGAGGTAGTAAACCAAT aATGATGAAACTTCTCAGAAATGGCAATAAGTTGTTCGCATCGTTTGCATTTTTCACCATACATGAATGGATTTTCCAAAGGGATAACTGTTCCGATTTGGCGAGGAAGGTGAAAATGTTACACGACAGCGATATGGTCAAACTAGATTTGGAGGATATGGATTGGGAGAAGTATGTCGCAATTTACCTGATTGGAATTAggaaatttattctaaaacaAGAGTTTCAATCAACAGCCCGACAACGATTATCAAG ATTGTACTGGATACATCAGATCACTAAAATGTCCGGTATAATGATCTTACTACTGataatatattgtatcgtGTACTGA